A genomic segment from Nitrospira sp. MA-1 encodes:
- a CDS encoding kelch repeat-containing protein — protein sequence MPFFTALCLIILPVSAQSVQSETDQGAWQTETPAPTKRTEVAAATLNNTIYVVGGFEQPGLSNFINLGITPSLQAYDPATDRWTAKAPMPIGLHHLGIGVVGGKLYVIGGYKQGGLSVWQPVATVYAYDPAMDTWTERAPMPTPRGALSVTAHDGKLYAIGGYDGKANSPAVEIYDPQTNTWTVRTPLPTPRDHLAAATVSGKVYAIGGRVNGDYRQNLAVMEVYDPVTDRWSRAADLPAARSGITAAEVGGRIYVFGGEKEEGTFRENEAYDPARNVWQTMAPMTTGRHGLGSAVVDGRIYVISGGPTPGGSFSDLNEVFTPPESGTSKRSNP from the coding sequence ATGCCGTTTTTCACTGCGCTCTGCCTCATCATCCTCCCGGTATCTGCGCAATCGGTACAGTCCGAGACGGACCAGGGCGCATGGCAGACGGAAACCCCGGCACCCACGAAGCGGACTGAGGTGGCAGCCGCGACCTTGAACAATACAATTTACGTCGTGGGCGGTTTTGAGCAGCCCGGCTTGAGCAACTTCATCAATCTTGGGATCACTCCATCCCTCCAAGCCTACGATCCCGCCACAGACCGATGGACGGCCAAAGCGCCCATGCCCATCGGCCTACACCATCTGGGTATCGGGGTGGTAGGCGGCAAGCTGTATGTCATTGGCGGTTACAAGCAGGGGGGGCTCAGCGTCTGGCAGCCCGTGGCCACGGTGTATGCCTACGATCCAGCCATGGACACTTGGACGGAGCGCGCCCCCATGCCGACTCCTCGCGGGGCCTTGTCCGTGACAGCGCACGACGGAAAACTGTATGCCATCGGCGGCTACGACGGGAAGGCCAATAGCCCTGCCGTCGAGATCTACGATCCCCAAACCAATACCTGGACTGTGCGCACGCCGTTGCCGACCCCTCGCGATCATCTTGCGGCCGCAACCGTGTCCGGTAAGGTGTACGCAATCGGCGGACGAGTAAACGGCGACTATCGGCAAAATCTCGCTGTCATGGAGGTGTACGATCCCGTCACCGACCGCTGGTCGCGGGCCGCAGATCTTCCGGCTGCCCGCAGTGGAATCACCGCGGCCGAAGTTGGCGGTCGGATTTATGTTTTCGGCGGCGAAAAGGAAGAGGGTACCTTTCGTGAAAACGAGGCGTATGATCCGGCGCGTAACGTCTGGCAAACCATGGCACCCATGACGACAGGACGCCACGGCCTCGGGTCTGCGGTAGTGGATGGCCGTATATACGTCATCAGTGGCGGGCCGACTCCAGGAGGCTCCTTTAGTGATCTGAACGAAGTCTTTACTCCACCTGAATCCGGTACCTCCAAACGCTCTAACCCATGA
- a CDS encoding peptidylprolyl isomerase: protein MEWRASHILVKEKGLADDLRKRLKTGGKFAELAKEFSTCPSGSKSGDLGWFGPGKMVKAFEDAVKRLGHGSLSPVVKTQFGYHIIKKTGQKE from the coding sequence ATGGAGTGGAGAGCGAGTCATATTTTAGTGAAAGAAAAAGGGTTAGCGGACGACCTGAGAAAACGCCTGAAAACCGGTGGTAAATTTGCCGAATTGGCGAAAGAATTCTCGACCTGCCCCAGTGGTTCCAAAAGTGGGGATCTTGGCTGGTTTGGTCCCGGCAAAATGGTCAAGGCCTTTGAAGATGCGGTCAAACGCCTGGGGCATGGCAGTCTGAGCCCTGTGGTTAAAACCCAATTCGGGTACCACATCATTAAAAAAACCGGACAGAAGGAATAA